In Zingiber officinale cultivar Zhangliang chromosome 9B, Zo_v1.1, whole genome shotgun sequence, the genomic window TCCCTCAGCACGTAGGCGTTCTCCAGCTTCGCCCGCGCCTGCTGCCGGATCCTCTTCGCGTCGGCGAACTCCTTCTCCGCCATCTCCACCTCTTCCTTATCATCCCTCGCTGGCGCCCGCGCCGCGTCGGTAACTACTCCCGGCGGCCCGATCGACAGTTGGAGCTCCGTCGGCGTCGCCGCTTCCTGATCAGGAGAGAAGGGAGCGCGAGGTGCGGTTCTGTGGAGGAGACTGTAGGACGTGGTGGGCAGCAATTGGAGCTCGAGATAGTTATGGTGTTGATGGTGGCGCTCGTTTGGAATAATtggcagcggcggcggcggcggcaagaATAATGGAAGAAATGACGGCGCCGGTAGAGCTGCTGCTGCAGTTGGAGTAGAGCCGGCGTTAACGTTGGCGTTGGCGTTGGCGTCGGTGGTGGTGGAGACGTCGGTAGTGGAGAGGGTGAGTGGAGGCCGTGGGGATTGAGTGGTTTGCCGTCCTCCTGCTCGGCTGGCGTTGCACGAATCTTGGTGCTCTATGAAGCTCTCTACTCTGCATGCAGTATTCATACAATATTATACATATGTCTAATTGATATATATTGTATAAATTATATACAAATACTCTTTCCAAATATTAAAATTACACTCATATTCGtatcagttttttttttctctccaaaaGAATATTTTGTATTAAAGAAAGGAGCTGGAAAAAAGGGTCGCCAATTAAATTCTGGGATTAATGTGGGCATTTAATGGCGCTGCAGGTGATCAAATTCATTAAGATCATCATTACAAATCTTCCCATTTTATCTACCAAACTaggaattaaatttccttttaaatgATATCATACTCTTCTAATTTGCAAAAGGATTTGTATATTCTGTACTGAttttgacattaaaaaaaaaggaagaaaagagaaatcTATGAAcaaaaaattagatggagattgctaataattattattattatttaggttTTAATGAATTCATCATCATGATCAGCTTTGAAAATTATCAAGGAACCTACCAGCTTAATTACCTGGAGAAGACGCGGCCGCAGTCGCAGGAGTGGCCGCGGGTGCCGCAGGTCTTGAGGTGGGCCTTGTAGTCGGAGTGGACGGCGTAGGCCTTGCCGCACCGGGCGCAGGCCCACTGCCGGTGGCTGCTGTGCTTCCGCCGGAAGTGTTTCTTGATGCCGACGAGGTCGCCCAGCGCGTGCCGCGGGTCGTGGTGCAGGCAGCTCACCTCCGGGCACACGAACACCCGCTTGTTATTCCTCCCCGCATCCGCTCCCTGCTGCCGCCGCACCAACTTCCACGGCACCTTGTGCCGCCGCCGGTGCATCTGCAGGTTCTGCTCCCGCTGGAACCCCTGCCCGCAGATCTCGCACACGTACCGGTCCGCCTCCAGCAGCGTCCGCGGCGACAGCGACACCACCTCCGCGTCCGGATCTGCACTAGCACTCAAAACCACGCCGCGTCAGTAACCTGTTCGATCAAATGCCTCTGCGAGtttattatttcaaaaaaaacaCAGTCCCATGCGCGTACCTGGTGTCCCTGCAGGCCTTCTTTTCCTCTTGCCTCCATTGATCTCATCCACAGGAGACACCACAGGACTGTTCATGGGAGGAAGGACAGCAAACTTCGCAGGGTTGGAAGAGCTTAGCATTTGCGTGATATATATCTAATGCCTGTTAGGAATTCGGACATGGGCAAGACATTAAAAAAGGGTCATAGTGGTGAACGAATAATAGAAAAGGTTCGAGACAGcggagaaagagaaaagagatcTGCAAACAAATAGAGATATGAATTAACAGCTAcagagagagtgagagagagacTTGGAATTGGAGGAGGCCTTTCTTTGGCTGTGATGAATGAACCTGTCTCATATACCTAAAGTTGAAGGCAGCTTTCCAAAAGCTATAGCTCCCTCTGGTCTTACTGAGGCGAGATGAGTAGGATAATATTGAAGAGAAACTTGAAAGGATAAAGTTAGggtgtgtgtgagagagaaagCGAGAGTGAGAGAGAATAATGCATGAATGGATCATGACCAAGCCACGCAAAGCTTCAAACTCGAGCCCACCAATATTAGAgttgggtggtggtggtgacagAGAACAAGCACACTCGCAAGGAAACAAAAACACATACATATAATTTCGTCTCATTATTACTCTGTCCATCCGTTTTAATAATTTCCATACATGAATAAATATCTGTACTTGTAACTCCAACACCACTGAGCCAGCAGTTCAAACAGATCTGCTGGTGCTACTGCCTACTGATCTGTGAAGAATACCAAGAACAAAATGCCATAGTATACAATTATATATTAAGGATCATTTTATACATACAAGCGTTTCATTATACGGTGTGATAAGGATCATGAAACCTCAGCACTATTATATTGTTCCAAAAGAGGAGCACAAGGGCCCACTAAGGCTGTGCTAGGTTATGATCTCCTCTCCTTTGCAACCAAATATAGCTGGATTACCTTAAGCTTGATCTCTACTTTTTCCTGCTCCTGATCATCACTGTTAATTCTCAGCAAAGTTAACGGGACCAACTAATTAAAGAAGCTTTTCACAGTGATGATTACTGGCTGCTGCTACTAGTGCTATTGACTCAAAGGTAAGAAGAGTACAAGGAACGACAGGACTGATAAACAAACCCTAGCCAGATGTATGCTTGGCACAAAACATTTCAGCATACAGCACACAATTTGACATCTTTTAATATGAGGAGAATCAAGTGTGTCTTATACttgcatgtatatatatatatatagaaattagTCAATTCCATCAGCTTTGTTTTGTACCtctaattaattaaacaatttattgtcATCTATCACATGGTTCTGTCTGAAGATATTAATTCTTGTACAGCTTTTTATATGTTGAAGAATGTCTGAAAAAACTAAAACTGAGAAAAGCATTCAAATGGACGTGTTGAATAATAATCTGTATACGTTTAGGTTGGAGATTTTCTCTATAAATGGGAGCAGATCAGTGTCAGGAAATGTTTAGAGTAATAAACATTTGATAATTAAGTCAGAGTGAAACAAGATAAGTGTTAAGATTTAAGGTGATTTAGGATTACAATGGAGATTGTAATAAGGAATTAATTTCTGAAATTAACTTGAACAGTTTAATGAGATTCATGTATTATTTTTATCATCTACGTATGTCAGTTGCTCCTTCTGCTCACTATTCTATTTGAGATCATTAATGGGGGCTTCAATTAGAGAACAGATTGTTCAATCAAGTTATTTGAAGCATCTAGAAAAGACGTTAAGTTAGCTTTAATCTAGGTTTTTCATGTGTGCATTAAGTATGCAAGGTGTTAGCAATGTATAGTTCACATGGAGCTCACCGAGCTAGTTGTGCTTAACAACTGAAAGACTTGGAATGACTATTGGAATCTTGGAGGAACTTGAAGACTGAGGTTTAGAGATGTAAATGAACCGAATATTCGTGAACACGTTTGGTATTTAACTTGGTAAAAGcttgtttatattcattcaatacgcacaaaatcaattaaatgaataaacttgaataactcgttaaattaattgaacaagcttgaacacatatgtgtttaactcattagtgaacaatgttcatgaataacgtttataaataatcttcgtgaacaatattcgtggATAATATTTATGAACTATATATGTTTATCAAAAAAACTTTTATTATCAATATGttaaagaaacaaagaaaattTCAAAATGAATAAACACGTTTATATTATCAAACTTAATAATCaactaaataagtttaaaatataaaaagtttcaaataatcaaataagcTTAAATTAATAGTTTGATAATgtttaaacgaaccaaactcaagccaatcttgaaccaaactcaaacttataaaaaaagaatcaagtcaagtttgaacaatcattttaaggtttggttcattttaggctTTGCATGGTTTGACTCAGTTACcatatcaaacaagcttgaataccaTAAAATTTAACTCGATTCGACTTGACTTATTTACGGTTGAGCTATTATGAACAATGGTTCCATAGCTTGGTACAAGGTGGATGATCAGATGGCATGGAACAAACTTGGAAAGGTGTATTAGATGGATCAGAGGCTTATAATGATGTGGGCCCTAGGGCTACTGAACACAAAGACATAGAAAAGAATAGAgagaaaaataaagagaaaataaTTACTTCCTTTATTGATGATTGTTGCAATCTAACCAAACTATTTATATTGATTGTTTAGATAATATATAGAAAATATTATGATAAATATGATAATAATAAATATGGTATATGATCTCAGTTATTATATAAAATAACGACATATATGGTGGTGATTACAATCCAAACATGGTAAGTCTTTAGCAATCggaatcaatttttttattactaTCCTGAATATGGTAAGTCTTCTAATTATTATTCTGTACTATTATTTTTGCCGTCATTAAGGACGACTTAGAATGAGGTGAACCAAAAGGTACAAAGGATTAATATGAAGCAAGCTTTGGGAGTTCCATGCACTTGATGGACTAGAAGCCAAgtgaggatatatatatatatatatatatatatatatatatatatatatatatatatatatatatacacatcaaAGCTTAAGAGATTATTTGAGTGAAATGTAATCTTGAGATTGGTATTTTGAGAATATTGTCAAGGATGATGTGTTAATTTAGGATGGAATAAACTACTTAGTGGCTAAGTTTGAAGCATTGGATGGGAGGATTGTTGGCCCTATGTTGTATTCTATCATTTATCTCAATCCTAAAATTTTGTGTAGGCTTACAAGGAGGAAAGCTAAGTGAAAGAGAGGCCACTAACAAAATTCAATCAACTAAAAGATAATTCAGTCAACTAAAATACATAGTCGATCAATGAGTTAAATGAATGCAAGGGTTGAATGAACAAAATATTTCTATACAAACAATAGTTCATTACATTTGTTTCCAATTGACTAGAGACTTAGATAACTCAATTAGATAAGATTCTCAATTGACTAGTGATATAGTTGTTAGTTGTCCAACATAACTTGTATATGATCAATCAACTAGAAGTCATTCCAATCAATTAATTAGAGGCGAACAAAATAGAACTATAGAAGGTCTTTGAGGATCTTTGAGCTAGCAAGACTTTACAAATATATTTTTGATTCTCTTCTATTTAAGTGATTACATTATTTAAAAGTCTCTAAGGGCATGGACAAGGTTGAAGCAACTTAAGTTGTTTGTATTATCTCTTTACTCAAGCTTTACACTTCATCTTGTATTTGAAAGAATGATATTATTAAATATTGATGGATGTTTTCTAAAAATGAATTCTAAATCCGTATGAACTCAACAAACAGATAACATGTACGGTATCAAGCAACATCAAATTCATAGCAGAAAGTAAATACATAAATTAAAGACAATGGACTAAATGCAATAGAATTGCCATCATCTCAGAGCCGTCCACGAAATCTGATCCtgtggaagaagaagaggaaggaggcagGTCTTTCATGGGAGTTATGATGATGACGATGTATTTTCCTTTCCAATAGGAAGAGAGATTTGTCAAAATACTTAACCCTACGGGGATCATACCCTATTTATAATGAACCAAATCCATTAtcagtccatcaataataacggTATAGGTTAATGAGTTCTACATAAAGTAAACCCACAATTAACCATTAATTAGATCACTTAATGAGTTTTTCCGTAATGACATAAATCTGTATATTACAAACAACGTGTAAGCCCACGCAAGATAAAATCCAACAAACATACCAAGGTTGGAATTATAAGAGGTTTGCCCCCCAATACCTCTTAGAATGGTTCATAGTGAAACTTTATGAAGGTGGTGTTGGACCTTTGTGTCCggatagagagggggggtgaatagcttttcTTGATTTTTACCTACAAATTGTTAGCAGAAGCAAGAAACATAGCAATGACATAATGAGATATGAGAAGGCAATGCTAGCTCCTCAATTTAGTTGGTCTCCacttccttgaggtgactaacCCAATGCACACACGCACACGATCAAGCTTCACTATTATCTTCTCTTTCTCTAATCAAGAACGAAGGTGGAAACACTTTTACCCGATGATCTCTTCTTCTTACACGATGGAAGATGAGTTTAGGAAGAAGAGGTTGAGAGTTTTTGAAAGCTTGGAGATCACTTGGAGAGCTTAACAACATTTTTATATTAGTTGCATATTTCTCTTCAAGCCTCAAGCCTTTTATATTCCAAGATAAAAATCCTAATTACCAGTCGAATGATGAAAGCATCAGTCGATTAGTGTCAAGTAACAACTACTGTGCTGCTTAAAGTCCGTGGGGATTCTGTGCGTCATCAGCCCAACGactatataccagtcgactgatacttgtgTCAGTTGACTGGTAGTCAGCCACAACATTCTGTTTGTTTTGATataaagtatcagtcgactgatagaaatatcaatcgactggtacctCTTAATATGCCAATACAGTCAGTCCTTCAAACATGATCTCTAATACTTAAACCAAATCCATAGCCTAGACTTATACCTTCAAGCATCTTCCATCAGCCTCGCGCCCTTAGGATGCTTCTAAGCCCATGGTTCCTCATCCTTGCACTTGCCTTCAAGTTCTTCCTTCggctttgtcatgctaagtctTCTTTCACCAAGAGGTTACACCTCCGAgacttctgttggtgcaatatccctgggtcaaagttgaccagattgattgagcttaagttggctcaagcttaagtcttgatatttgagtttcgatgtttgacaatatatggagattgtaggagcaatcgtccgattgaagagattattggagcaattctcctctggtcaagggataaccagtttgatgtgaagaagagtcaagtaggtcatggttgactagatacttgactggaaaagtcctaactggaggttaggcaaggaaaaatcctggtgagtgaagtcaggtgaaagacctagtgagcagttggaaaatcctggtgagtgaagccaggtgaaagacctagtgagttaacctaggcaggtgaaagtcccgatgagtgaagtcggacagtgGAAAaaacctaatgagtgaagctaggtgaaagtcctggtgagtggagccagacagatgaaagacctggtgaatgaagctaggcatttggagatccaagtgggtcaaagctgaccggacacctagtgttaggaagcccaagtagatcaaaggattgactggatacttggcacgaggaaattcagatgggtcaagggtgactggatatctggtggaagtccaagtgggtcatggaggatcggacacttgacacgagacggtaagtccaaatgggtcaaggtttaccggacacttggcacgaggagaaaagttcaagtgggtcaaagtattgaccggacacttggtgaagaagtctcagcaagtcaaggttgaccggatgctagacatgaggagtcccaacaggtcaaggttaaccggatgctaggtacgaggagtcccaacaagtcacggttgaccgaatgttgggttTGGGAGCCCTAGACTTAACTCGGGCAAactagggttggtcaatttgatcaagtgatcaaattataccaagcccaatcgatcacaactgatcgattgggcacagtCCTACGACAAATAGCAGCttaatcaatcagccgatcgattgggagcttatatctCACGCACAGTAGCTTccacaatcgatcagccgatcgattgtgctccccaatcgattgatcaatcgattggggccAGTTTTCTTGTGTAGATGCGAGAGTACAGAAGAAGgctgaattgatcagctgatcaattaagcctccccaatcgatcagccgatcgattgggttgtGATCGTTGCGCAggttaaagccgttggcgagcgatttCTTCAGTAGTTCTTTGAGAGCTTCATCCTGAACCTCACGCGATCTTCTCCACTGAGCCCACTGACACACACCAGATCTTGAaggcttagagaggagtgttggtacacttccaagcaagtcaagaggtgtattcaagtAAGAAtaagagcaagctagggttttgtcactgtaaatcttgtaagatttgatcttgtattagcttgtattttgttcttcttgtatatctctgtgtgagtttgtacaagatTTCTCCGCCTTCTGTAGTTACCGAGAagaagtgttttcatagtggatgagtgactTAGGGtcggatctttggattagtcacctcttcttgaggtagatactAAGTAAATTCttatgttagcgttgtgagtcttgtttcgagtttttccgctgcatatcaacaacAACGAAGCAAGCAAATGAAActcgatgagctattcaccccctctagctacaaatcgaccctaacaactTCACCGCCAAGAGCCACGCTCTAGGACTTCATCCGCCAAGACTATCTTCTTATACTTTCCTTTGTACCTACTTACTCaatatttatgttagatcacCAACCTcgcctaacttaaacttatttgacCAAAAATCAAAAGTAAATAATGTCTGGAGCaagattgcaccaataatctctcccttttttatctttggaaattttatttaagttagttcTTTAAATATGCAATAATTATAAAGCATAGTAAACATGCAATGACCATACAAAAACCATAAAGCATATTAACCATAAAGCATATACATAATGAAGGTTCTAACTTTACCTATCCAttttccccctttgccatacaacAAAAAGATAGAGGAGGCAAAAGTTAAAACCAATCAAAACTCCCCCTTATTCCAAAATGCCTTCTACATGCGAGTGTCAGAGAAATAGGTTATAAGAAAGTATAGCCACGAGAAAGAGAATTGGGGGAAACATCAGAAATAGAGCTGAAAACACAgcgtgccagtcgactggtacttgtgCCAGTTGACTAGTGCTGGATTTTCGCAACATATAGATCAGATGACATATTGAAAATTCTCACACTATACTGAACATAATCACCAAAAGGCACAATGGGAATTGATAAACATATGATAAGCTCAGTGAATGAGACATAAACATGACAACCATACACAAACAAGAAATAGATATGCCTAAAAGTCAAACTAATAAGCAGGAAAGTCATACAAATAAACACAAAAGTCATACATAAGTAGAAGCCTATGCAAAGTCATAAAGAGACATAGTCAGGAATAATAACATACTACAAGAGTGTTGATAGTGTTCgagataaataaaagaataacatGTCTAAGCCAAAAGTCTCTCGACGCTAACTGAAAGCCATGCATCATGCCTAaacatcatcagctggaggaggaGGACCTTGGTAAGCAAGATCCCAGCATCGCATCATCTCGAGCATCTCGGTCTGCTGCTGACAGACCTCTCGAAATTCCTGATGGACAAATTTCTCCAAGTGAGTGACCCGCTCTCTCAGAGACATGTGTGTCGGTCCAAGAGCAAGGGTCTCCTCCGCATCGTCGTCCGAATATGAAGCATCCTGTCCATGTCTGCGATGTCATACCATAACGCCCTGACGTCACTCAATCTATGCTAGATATATCTATCGAGCCCCTAGCTGATCAAAGTCCTTCGATAACTGATGTTGTGCACCCTGAGTGACATCAATCCCTCTAGATACGAATAATCATGTCAAGGCATGACAAAACGGCATGTACAACTTCCCTTGCATCGGACCAGAGAAGTGCATGATGGACTCAAAGACCTGGAGAGCTATGTCAATGTCTAGTTGCCGTTCTAATGTATACATCATGACTAAATGAGGTAGTCTAATCTATGTTTTCCCTTTAGTGAAAATGGGCAAGATGCATGCAATAACAACTTTATAAAAGATATAACTAGGGGTAGACATGCATGTGGCATCAAAAATGCACCTAAGAGGAGCCCTAGAAGCATGAAAGTAATACTGATGAATCATGCCAATGGACACATGGGAAAGTGACTGAGTAAGGGGCTCAACAACTTGAGGAAAGCATGTGAATGTGCTAGTAGATGCCCTACACTATAAGAAGGATCTCAACACATCAAGAGTGAACTCAAGACGTACTCCGCCAAGAATAGTGATAAATGCACGACCATCACCGCCACCTATGGGATAGAGGTTATTGTAGAACTCCTTACATAGATCTAAATTAACCATATGTGTGCAATTTACCAACCAATCTAAACCATAATGCACAATTGTCTCAATGATGTCGGGAGCAATGACACAAAAATAGGGTTGATTGAGATATCGATAACTCATCATTTGAAAGTCGGTAGTCACAAAGCGGTGCTGAGCGGCCTCAAAAGGGAACGGATCTCTCGAAGGCACTAGAGGGGACTGCAGTGAGGTACCCTCTCCCGCCCTGTGTTTTTACCTAACTCTAACCATGCAAATGCAAAATAATGTACCCATTGTGATCCAATCAAAGAAGTAATCACGGAAAACATGAATATAAGTTAGGTTTAGCTATTATTCAAACAAAACCAAAGAGTTGAGTTGAGAATGCATTACCTACACTCTATTTGTCGCTGAGTGAAAGATTGATGAAAGAGTGGCATGATCCCAAGCCCTAGACTTGAATCGGAGGAAAACAGTGGgtagaagagaagagggagagtaGATCTAAGGGCTTGGAGGAGTTTTGAAGGGTTtaggaggagaagagaggaggCGAAGAACAACAAGTGACGGCAAAAAATTAGGGTTTCTGCTGCCGCTCAGTCGCGCACACCTTATAAGGATTCACGAACACTAGTCGATTGATGGAAGTATGAGATGACTTCCCtcaatataaaaaatatacagAAACTCTCTGTATCATAATACAGTGTTATGAATCGATTGATCAGTCGATTAatgttaccagtcaactgataaCTGTATCAGTTGATTGATATACAGTGTGAGTCTAGAATTTTATTTGAGTAGAGTTTCAGAAATGCATTAAATATTCTCTAAACCTCCAAAAAATACTTAAATTTTATGGAGATGTCTGTTTTGTTGATATCTGTGGCAAAAATGagtgaaaaaatagttttatctCGAATCCCATAATAGATACAACACTCACAATTATCAAAAATGGTTCAATGAaaccttaacctaaagtcctaATTGTTGGTTCTTCTAAACCTTAATGAATTCCTAGTATCCATTTATGTGATAATTACACACCAAATTCTAAAATTGTATGCCTTTATGATCGGAATGCATAATTTCATGCATGAACATAGTATTCTAAAGATGTCCAATCATGTTCTAGGAGCTATGTGCACACTAATTTTGCACAAGTTTTCCCAATCATTGGTCTAATAAAGGATTAATGTCTCTTGATGTTAATTTGGCTCAAAgtaatgcatcataactaacaTGATGAGTCA contains:
- the LOC122025710 gene encoding protein indeterminate-domain 14-like isoform X2; its protein translation is MHRRRHKVPWKLVRRQQGADAGRNNKRVFVCPEVSCLHHDPRHALGDLVGIKKHFRRKHSSHRQWACARCGKAYAVHSDYKAHLKTCGTRGHSCDCGRVFSRVESFIEHQDSCNASRAGGRQTTQSPRPPLTLSTTDVSTTTDANANANVNAGSTPTAAAALPAPSFLPLFLPPPPPLPIIPNERHHQHHNYLELQLLPTTSYSLLHRTAPRAPFSPDQEAATPTELQLSIGPPGVVTDAARAPARDDKEEVEMAEKEFADAKRIRQQARAKLENAYVLREHAKKRIASMLLQITCHSCRKQWPSKSSPSTSSDHNPN
- the LOC122025710 gene encoding protein indeterminate-domain 16-like isoform X1, with the protein product MLSSSNPAKFAVLPPMNSPVVSPVDEINGGKRKRRPAGTPDPDAEVVSLSPRTLLEADRYVCEICGQGFQREQNLQMHRRRHKVPWKLVRRQQGADAGRNNKRVFVCPEVSCLHHDPRHALGDLVGIKKHFRRKHSSHRQWACARCGKAYAVHSDYKAHLKTCGTRGHSCDCGRVFSRVESFIEHQDSCNASRAGGRQTTQSPRPPLTLSTTDVSTTTDANANANVNAGSTPTAAAALPAPSFLPLFLPPPPPLPIIPNERHHQHHNYLELQLLPTTSYSLLHRTAPRAPFSPDQEAATPTELQLSIGPPGVVTDAARAPARDDKEEVEMAEKEFADAKRIRQQARAKLENAYVLREHAKKRIASMLLQITCHSCRKQWPSKSSPSTSSDHNPN